In Eptesicus fuscus isolate TK198812 chromosome 23, DD_ASM_mEF_20220401, whole genome shotgun sequence, one genomic interval encodes:
- the PUS1 gene encoding pseudouridylate synthase 1 homolog isoform X3, whose translation MGLPGLRAAAEALRRACGPWTPRLGRLLGLPPMAGKAEAPAPAGTRQEPAGKAGSGWHGGGRVWEDAEQPAKKLKSSSEDGEQPRKLPKRKIVLLMAYSGKGYHGMQRNVGSSQFKTIEDDLVSALVRSGCIPENHGEDMRKMSFQRCARTDKGVSAAGQVVSLKVWLIDDILEKINSHLPSHIRILGLKRVTGGFNSKNRCDARTYVYMLPTFAFAHKDRDAQDEAYRLSADRLRQVNRLLACYRGTHNFHNFTSQKGPREPSAQRYILDMFCEEPFERDGMEFAVIKVKGQSFMTHQIRKMVGLVVAIVKGSPAPRKAAKRTETVTEAGTAPAETRAPGSRRRCHRPHPSPRREPRRGLATSGPRDPHHPQFPSGEPAASLFQLSANAAHLSV comes from the exons ATGGGGCTCCCCGGCCTGCGGGCGGCGGCCGAGGCCCTGCGGAGAGCCTGCGGACCGTGGACGCCGCGCCTGGGACGCCTCCTCGG CTTGCCCCCCATGGCCGGGAAGGCGGAGGCCCCGGCGCCCGCGGGGACCCGGCAGGAGCCGGCCGGGAAGGCCGGGAGCGGCTGGCATGGCGGGGGCCGGGTCTGGGAGGACGCGGAGCAGCCGGCGAAGAAGCTCAAGAGCAGCAGCGAGGACGGGGAGCAGCCCAGGAAGCTGCCCAAGCGCAAGATCGTGTTGCTCATGGCCTATTCGGGGAAGGGCTACCACGGCATGCAG aGGAACGTCGGGTCCTCGCAGTTCAAGACCATTGAAGACGACCTGGTGTCGGCCCTGGTCCGGTCGGGCTGCATCCCCGAGAATCACGGCGAGGACATGAGGAAGATGTCCTTCCAGCGGTGCGCCCGCACAGACAAG GGCGTGTCCGCAGCCGGGCAGGTGGTATCCCTCAAGGTGTGGCTGATTGACGACATCTTAGAAAAGATCAACAGCCACCTCCCGTCCCACATTCGGATACTGG GACTGAAGCGCGTCACGGGCGGCTTCAACTCCAAGAACAGGTGCGACGCCAGGACCTACGTCTACATGCTGCCCACGTTCGCCTTCGCGCACAAGGACCGCGACGCGCAGGACGAGGCGTACCGGCTGAGCGCCGACCGGCTGCGGCAGGTGAACCGGCTGCTGGCCTGCTACCGGGGCACCCACAACTTCCACAACTTCACCTCGCAGAAGGGGCCCCGGGAGCCCAGCGCCCAGCGCTACATCCTGGACATGTTCTGCGAGGAGCCCTTCGAGCGGGACGGCATGGAGTTCGCGGTCATCAAGGTCAAGGGGCAGAGCTTCATGACGCACCAGATCCGGAAGATGGTGGGCCTGGTGGTGGCCATCGTCAAGGG gtccccagcccccaggaagGCAGCGAAGAGGACGGAGACAGTGACTGAGGCGGGGACCGCGCCCGCGGAGACTCGTGCACCAGGAAGCCGCCGCCGCTGCCATCGGCCGCATCCCTCGCCAAGACGGGAGCCAAGACGTGGCCTCGCAACCTCAGGACCTCGAGACCCACATCATCCTCAGTTTCCCTCAGGAGAACCCGCTGCCAGTCTGTTTCAGCTCAGCGCGAACGCTGCACACCTCAGCGTGTAa
- the PUS1 gene encoding pseudouridylate synthase 1 homolog isoform X1, producing the protein MGLPGLRAAAEALRRACGPWTPRLGRLLGLPPMAGKAEAPAPAGTRQEPAGKAGSGWHGGGRVWEDAEQPAKKLKSSSEDGEQPRKLPKRKIVLLMAYSGKGYHGMQRNVGSSQFKTIEDDLVSALVRSGCIPENHGEDMRKMSFQRCARTDKGVSAAGQVVSLKVWLIDDILEKINSHLPSHIRILGLKRVTGGFNSKNRCDARTYVYMLPTFAFAHKDRDAQDEAYRLSADRLRQVNRLLACYRGTHNFHNFTSQKGPREPSAQRYILDMFCEEPFERDGMEFAVIKVKGQSFMTHQIRKMVGLVVAIVKGYAPEDVLERSWGEAKVDIPKAPGLGLVLERVHFETYNRRFGGDGLHEPLDWAREEAEAAAFKEQHIYPTIISTERHERSMAQWLSTLPTHDFSATAHAAASPGAKVPSPQEGSEEDGDSD; encoded by the exons ATGGGGCTCCCCGGCCTGCGGGCGGCGGCCGAGGCCCTGCGGAGAGCCTGCGGACCGTGGACGCCGCGCCTGGGACGCCTCCTCGG CTTGCCCCCCATGGCCGGGAAGGCGGAGGCCCCGGCGCCCGCGGGGACCCGGCAGGAGCCGGCCGGGAAGGCCGGGAGCGGCTGGCATGGCGGGGGCCGGGTCTGGGAGGACGCGGAGCAGCCGGCGAAGAAGCTCAAGAGCAGCAGCGAGGACGGGGAGCAGCCCAGGAAGCTGCCCAAGCGCAAGATCGTGTTGCTCATGGCCTATTCGGGGAAGGGCTACCACGGCATGCAG aGGAACGTCGGGTCCTCGCAGTTCAAGACCATTGAAGACGACCTGGTGTCGGCCCTGGTCCGGTCGGGCTGCATCCCCGAGAATCACGGCGAGGACATGAGGAAGATGTCCTTCCAGCGGTGCGCCCGCACAGACAAG GGCGTGTCCGCAGCCGGGCAGGTGGTATCCCTCAAGGTGTGGCTGATTGACGACATCTTAGAAAAGATCAACAGCCACCTCCCGTCCCACATTCGGATACTGG GACTGAAGCGCGTCACGGGCGGCTTCAACTCCAAGAACAGGTGCGACGCCAGGACCTACGTCTACATGCTGCCCACGTTCGCCTTCGCGCACAAGGACCGCGACGCGCAGGACGAGGCGTACCGGCTGAGCGCCGACCGGCTGCGGCAGGTGAACCGGCTGCTGGCCTGCTACCGGGGCACCCACAACTTCCACAACTTCACCTCGCAGAAGGGGCCCCGGGAGCCCAGCGCCCAGCGCTACATCCTGGACATGTTCTGCGAGGAGCCCTTCGAGCGGGACGGCATGGAGTTCGCGGTCATCAAGGTCAAGGGGCAGAGCTTCATGACGCACCAGATCCGGAAGATGGTGGGCCTGGTGGTGGCCATCGTCAAGGGGTACGCGCCCGAGGACGTGCTGGAGCGCAGCTGGGGCGAGGCCAAGGTGGACATTCCCAAGGCGCCGGGGCTCGGCCTGGTCCTGGAGCGCGTGCACTTCGAGACGTACAACCGGCGCTTCGGCGGCGACGGGCTGCACGAGCCGCTGGACTGGGCGcgggaggaggcggaggccgcGGCCTTCAAGGAGCAGCACATCTACCCCACCATCATCAGCACCGAGCGCCACGAGCGGTCCATGGCCCAGTGGCTGAGCACCCTGCCCACGCACGACTTCAGCGCCACCGCCCACGCGGCAGCCAGCCCCGGTGccaag gtccccagcccccaggaagGCAGCGAAGAGGACGGAGACAGTGACTGA
- the PUS1 gene encoding pseudouridylate synthase 1 homolog isoform X2 yields MAGKAEAPAPAGTRQEPAGKAGSGWHGGGRVWEDAEQPAKKLKSSSEDGEQPRKLPKRKIVLLMAYSGKGYHGMQRNVGSSQFKTIEDDLVSALVRSGCIPENHGEDMRKMSFQRCARTDKGVSAAGQVVSLKVWLIDDILEKINSHLPSHIRILGLKRVTGGFNSKNRCDARTYVYMLPTFAFAHKDRDAQDEAYRLSADRLRQVNRLLACYRGTHNFHNFTSQKGPREPSAQRYILDMFCEEPFERDGMEFAVIKVKGQSFMTHQIRKMVGLVVAIVKGYAPEDVLERSWGEAKVDIPKAPGLGLVLERVHFETYNRRFGGDGLHEPLDWAREEAEAAAFKEQHIYPTIISTERHERSMAQWLSTLPTHDFSATAHAAASPGAKVPSPQEGSEEDGDSD; encoded by the exons ATGGCCGGGAAGGCGGAGGCCCCGGCGCCCGCGGGGACCCGGCAGGAGCCGGCCGGGAAGGCCGGGAGCGGCTGGCATGGCGGGGGCCGGGTCTGGGAGGACGCGGAGCAGCCGGCGAAGAAGCTCAAGAGCAGCAGCGAGGACGGGGAGCAGCCCAGGAAGCTGCCCAAGCGCAAGATCGTGTTGCTCATGGCCTATTCGGGGAAGGGCTACCACGGCATGCAG aGGAACGTCGGGTCCTCGCAGTTCAAGACCATTGAAGACGACCTGGTGTCGGCCCTGGTCCGGTCGGGCTGCATCCCCGAGAATCACGGCGAGGACATGAGGAAGATGTCCTTCCAGCGGTGCGCCCGCACAGACAAG GGCGTGTCCGCAGCCGGGCAGGTGGTATCCCTCAAGGTGTGGCTGATTGACGACATCTTAGAAAAGATCAACAGCCACCTCCCGTCCCACATTCGGATACTGG GACTGAAGCGCGTCACGGGCGGCTTCAACTCCAAGAACAGGTGCGACGCCAGGACCTACGTCTACATGCTGCCCACGTTCGCCTTCGCGCACAAGGACCGCGACGCGCAGGACGAGGCGTACCGGCTGAGCGCCGACCGGCTGCGGCAGGTGAACCGGCTGCTGGCCTGCTACCGGGGCACCCACAACTTCCACAACTTCACCTCGCAGAAGGGGCCCCGGGAGCCCAGCGCCCAGCGCTACATCCTGGACATGTTCTGCGAGGAGCCCTTCGAGCGGGACGGCATGGAGTTCGCGGTCATCAAGGTCAAGGGGCAGAGCTTCATGACGCACCAGATCCGGAAGATGGTGGGCCTGGTGGTGGCCATCGTCAAGGGGTACGCGCCCGAGGACGTGCTGGAGCGCAGCTGGGGCGAGGCCAAGGTGGACATTCCCAAGGCGCCGGGGCTCGGCCTGGTCCTGGAGCGCGTGCACTTCGAGACGTACAACCGGCGCTTCGGCGGCGACGGGCTGCACGAGCCGCTGGACTGGGCGcgggaggaggcggaggccgcGGCCTTCAAGGAGCAGCACATCTACCCCACCATCATCAGCACCGAGCGCCACGAGCGGTCCATGGCCCAGTGGCTGAGCACCCTGCCCACGCACGACTTCAGCGCCACCGCCCACGCGGCAGCCAGCCCCGGTGccaag gtccccagcccccaggaagGCAGCGAAGAGGACGGAGACAGTGACTGA